A stretch of the Crocinitomicaceae bacterium genome encodes the following:
- a CDS encoding RNA polymerase sigma factor: MERNEYNIAVKEFSGRLYGYCLRYLQNREDAGDIVQDVFEKLWENRKKVENVKAKAWLFTCAHNAMLNMIKKNSKVTYVEKVVSNETSEVHSHNFEMSEIVERCLASLPPVQKSVILLRDLEGYNYNEIGEILGLSEPQVKVYLFRARNKMKKQIKDLSLVI, translated from the coding sequence TTGGAAAGAAATGAGTACAATATCGCAGTGAAAGAATTCTCAGGACGCCTTTACGGCTACTGCCTGAGATATCTTCAAAACCGGGAAGACGCCGGGGATATTGTGCAAGATGTTTTTGAAAAACTTTGGGAAAACCGGAAAAAAGTGGAGAATGTGAAAGCCAAAGCCTGGCTTTTTACCTGCGCCCACAATGCCATGCTCAACATGATTAAGAAAAACAGCAAGGTAACTTATGTAGAAAAAGTGGTAAGCAATGAAACCAGTGAAGTTCATAGCCACAATTTTGAAATGAGTGAAATTGTTGAACGTTGTCTGGCAAGCTTACCTCCGGTGCAAAAATCAGTCATCCTTTTAAGAGATTTGGAAGGATACAACTACAATGAGATTGGCGAAATCCTTGGCTTGTCTGAGCCTCAGGTGAAAGTTTATCTCTTCAGGGCCCGCAATAAAATGAAAAAACAGATAAAAGATCTTAGCCTGGTGATATGA
- a CDS encoding amidohydrolase, with amino-acid sequence MGKKSPRLQKISALFFIVFLLSSCYQGKDADLIIHNAKIYSCDKNFTMYEAMAIKDGKILELGPEREILNRYDCDQVIDAGMKPIYPGFHDAHCHFWAYAQTLIEVDLTGSLSYNEVIKKLIAYDQKNNPDWITGRGWDQTLWQGQQFPTKDTLDILFPDKPVLIRRIDGHAALANSKALEIAGITEDTVIAGGEIQKINGKTTGILLDNAFDAVAKFVPESSPETKLKYLQEAEYNLFEQGLTSLNDAGVNSTDRELFVNWYEQGLLTIRNYCMLMPDQGNIRFASENKVYETGHLLIRSFKLVADGAMGSHGACLLQPYSDSAGIYGMLLSTPDDFREIAELAAEIGYQINTHAIGDSANRVMLKIYSDIIGDVPDHRWKIEHAQLLSPDDFHYFRDLHIIPSVQPTHCTSDMRWAEKHVGAQRILYAYAWQKLLEHAGILALGTDFPIENISPLETFYAAITRQDKQGNPEGGFYFDQALTREQALLGMTRWAAYSNFEDNKKGSLEAGKYADFIILTKDIMVIPPAEILNTFVEKTFIGGVEVFSAE; translated from the coding sequence ATGGGAAAAAAATCACCACGTCTGCAAAAAATTAGTGCACTTTTTTTTATTGTATTTCTCCTTAGTTCCTGTTATCAAGGAAAAGATGCTGATCTGATCATACACAATGCCAAAATATATTCTTGTGATAAAAACTTTACCATGTATGAAGCAATGGCAATCAAAGACGGAAAAATTTTAGAACTTGGTCCTGAGAGAGAAATTCTAAACCGATATGATTGTGATCAGGTAATTGATGCCGGTATGAAACCAATTTATCCAGGATTTCATGATGCGCATTGTCATTTTTGGGCTTATGCACAAACATTGATTGAAGTAGATTTGACAGGATCGTTATCATACAATGAAGTCATAAAAAAACTGATAGCGTACGATCAAAAAAATAATCCTGATTGGATAACAGGACGTGGTTGGGATCAAACACTTTGGCAAGGTCAGCAGTTCCCGACTAAAGATACATTGGACATTCTTTTTCCTGACAAACCGGTTCTCATTAGACGCATTGACGGACACGCCGCATTGGCAAATTCCAAGGCACTTGAAATTGCAGGCATCACAGAAGACACTGTCATTGCCGGAGGAGAAATCCAAAAAATAAATGGAAAAACAACCGGCATTTTATTGGATAATGCATTTGATGCTGTTGCCAAATTTGTTCCGGAATCATCACCTGAAACAAAATTAAAATATCTGCAAGAGGCGGAATATAATTTATTTGAACAAGGGTTGACCTCACTGAATGACGCCGGTGTAAATTCAACAGACCGAGAATTATTTGTGAATTGGTATGAGCAAGGTTTACTCACTATCAGAAACTATTGTATGCTCATGCCTGATCAAGGAAATATCCGATTTGCATCAGAAAACAAAGTATATGAAACAGGTCATTTACTCATTCGTTCGTTCAAATTAGTTGCTGATGGTGCCATGGGTTCACACGGTGCATGCCTTTTACAACCATATAGTGATTCAGCCGGTATTTATGGTATGTTACTTTCAACACCTGATGATTTTAGAGAAATTGCTGAGCTTGCAGCAGAAATTGGTTATCAAATTAACACCCATGCCATTGGTGATTCAGCAAATCGCGTGATGTTAAAAATATATTCAGATATAATTGGTGATGTGCCTGATCATCGTTGGAAAATTGAACACGCCCAATTATTATCACCGGATGATTTTCACTACTTCCGTGATTTGCATATTATTCCATCAGTGCAACCCACCCACTGCACTTCAGATATGAGATGGGCAGAAAAACATGTGGGCGCGCAAAGAATTCTCTATGCCTATGCTTGGCAAAAGTTATTAGAGCATGCAGGTATATTAGCATTGGGAACAGATTTTCCAATAGAAAATATCTCACCATTAGAAACTTTTTACGCCGCCATTACTCGGCAAGATAAACAAGGAAATCCGGAGGGTGGTTTTTATTTTGATCAGGCGCTTACCAGAGAACAAGCCTTGCTGGGCATGACCCGCTGGGCTGCTTATTCTAATTTTGAAGACAACAAAAAAGGTTCACTTGAGGCCGGAAAATATGCAGATTTTATTATTCTCACCAAAGATATCATGGTGATTCCGCCGGCTGAAATTCTCAACACATTTGTAGAGAAAACATTTATTGGAGGTGTTGAAGTTTTTAGTGCAGAATAA
- a CDS encoding type IX secretion system membrane protein PorP/SprF, which translates to MKKLVYIFAILISIQSHAQDPEFTQFYANPIYLNPALAGTHGCPRLNMNHRNQWPSLTGAFITNSISYDQFVNSMQGGIALMVTNDMAGKNTLNWTTVNLAYSYHLQVTRKFTLLFGAQAGWNQKYLDWSKLSFGDMIDPHRGFIYQTGDLPRGKLNGTWGTKGFFDVQAGLVGYSKNFYFGFCAKHLNTPEESLILNPQGDSRLPMRFTGHMGANIEFGKGSQYQNVTAISPNVIYTYQDGFMQLNIGTYIKYGAFTAGAWLRPRDAFILLIGIDTGTFKFGYSYDVTVSKLTNASGGSHELSLGLNFNCRKPTKKFRTISCPSF; encoded by the coding sequence ATGAAAAAGTTAGTATACATATTCGCTATATTGATTTCAATCCAAAGCCATGCGCAGGATCCTGAATTCACCCAATTCTATGCCAACCCGATTTATTTAAATCCGGCTTTGGCAGGGACACACGGATGTCCCCGACTGAATATGAATCACCGTAACCAGTGGCCATCACTGACTGGTGCTTTCATTACCAACAGTATTTCTTATGACCAGTTCGTAAACTCTATGCAAGGTGGTATTGCGTTAATGGTTACCAATGATATGGCCGGTAAAAACACACTCAATTGGACTACCGTGAACCTGGCATATTCTTACCACTTACAAGTAACCAGAAAGTTTACATTGCTTTTTGGAGCTCAAGCCGGTTGGAATCAAAAATACCTAGACTGGAGCAAACTAAGTTTTGGTGATATGATTGACCCTCACCGTGGTTTCATTTATCAAACAGGAGATTTGCCTAGAGGTAAACTGAACGGCACTTGGGGTACTAAAGGATTTTTTGATGTTCAAGCAGGTTTGGTTGGATACTCAAAAAATTTCTACTTCGGATTTTGTGCTAAACACTTGAATACACCTGAAGAAAGTTTGATCCTCAACCCACAAGGTGATAGCCGTTTGCCAATGCGTTTCACAGGGCACATGGGTGCAAACATTGAATTTGGAAAAGGATCACAATACCAAAATGTAACCGCAATTTCACCGAATGTCATCTATACTTATCAGGATGGTTTCATGCAACTGAATATTGGTACGTATATTAAATATGGCGCCTTCACTGCTGGTGCTTGGCTGCGTCCGCGTGATGCGTTTATCCTGTTGATTGGTATTGATACCGGTACTTTTAAATTTGGTTATAGCTATGATGTTACCGTTTCTAAATTGACAAATGCTTCAGGTGGTTCACATGAACTTTCACTTGGATTAAATTTCAACTGTAGAAAACCAACTAAAAAATTCAGAACAATTTCTTGTCCTTCTTTTTAA
- a CDS encoding type IX secretion system membrane protein PorP/SprF yields the protein MNISENFDRWMFDYKEGNLSAADAEKFESFLLNHPEFDADADAWDMAFVADQPVVYPNAHKLEKKRRVIGWYYWGAAAAVIAVLSITTTWLISGSVDEVTLQNSQLDMHGSRSNKWSAQSNQVISERFANLFADITGNSPSDQNQQYAQSLNSDGTINLSTNNNFVNQPENNGEDELMFNRGNYAYHGNESLVNSESEKMNGDQDAGKYRANPAGKNLNFEIQKGSNQKNNSRSISVFRKIYKKIDRMLGYPVGLTNLRDPELLLPQSSLLSFNSAFTGGMLKPRFEMTYRNQWLGSEQNSQELNISFDNYLYSMRGGIGLMITAQDYGMGQFGDYNASLIYSPKLVVSRNFMIEPSVKFTMGSMIANGDKLPSSSLIEMDRGRTLQTVGDNEMGGITHQWYKDYGLGLVVNTKWFYAGFSADNLSRHYENVYGNDLSSPSETPVRLSGIIGTDYVSNQKTMTYSPFVAYQQFGNKPEFWGGMNYRAGWFTIGGAVSTNREFTASAGIHFETFKFVYHYDYTESAIMQNKYGSHNIGIRFNAKRKNQRLTH from the coding sequence ATGAATATATCTGAAAATTTTGACCGGTGGATGTTTGATTACAAAGAGGGCAATCTCTCTGCAGCTGATGCAGAAAAGTTTGAATCCTTTCTGTTGAATCATCCTGAATTTGATGCCGATGCCGATGCCTGGGATATGGCATTCGTTGCTGATCAGCCGGTTGTTTATCCAAACGCACATAAATTAGAGAAAAAACGCCGCGTGATTGGTTGGTACTATTGGGGTGCTGCCGCTGCGGTTATTGCTGTGCTTTCTATCACAACTACTTGGCTTATTTCAGGGTCGGTTGATGAGGTTACGCTCCAAAATTCTCAACTTGATATGCATGGTTCTCGTTCCAATAAGTGGTCGGCTCAATCTAATCAGGTGATTTCTGAACGCTTCGCTAATTTATTCGCAGATATCACCGGTAACTCTCCATCTGATCAAAATCAACAGTATGCGCAAAGTCTGAATTCTGATGGAACAATTAACCTCTCAACAAATAATAATTTTGTCAACCAACCTGAAAATAATGGGGAAGATGAATTAATGTTCAACCGTGGAAATTATGCGTACCATGGAAATGAATCACTGGTAAACTCTGAGTCAGAAAAAATGAATGGAGATCAAGATGCAGGTAAATACAGAGCCAATCCTGCAGGTAAAAATCTGAATTTTGAAATTCAAAAAGGATCCAATCAAAAAAACAATAGCCGCTCAATATCTGTGTTTCGCAAAATTTACAAAAAAATTGACCGAATGCTTGGTTACCCGGTTGGTTTGACCAACTTACGTGACCCGGAGTTATTGTTGCCGCAAAGTTCATTGCTTTCTTTCAACTCAGCTTTCACCGGTGGTATGCTTAAACCTCGCTTTGAAATGACCTACCGCAATCAATGGTTGGGCTCTGAACAAAATTCACAAGAATTAAATATTTCATTTGACAATTACCTCTACAGCATGCGCGGTGGAATAGGTTTGATGATCACTGCACAAGATTATGGAATGGGACAGTTTGGAGATTACAATGCCAGCCTGATTTATTCACCAAAACTAGTAGTGTCCAGAAATTTCATGATTGAACCATCCGTTAAATTTACTATGGGATCTATGATTGCAAACGGTGATAAATTACCATCAAGTAGTTTAATTGAAATGGATAGAGGCAGAACGCTTCAAACCGTTGGCGATAATGAAATGGGAGGAATTACCCATCAGTGGTATAAAGACTACGGTTTGGGCTTGGTTGTCAATACAAAATGGTTCTATGCCGGTTTTAGTGCAGATAATTTAAGCAGACATTATGAAAATGTTTACGGAAATGATTTATCTTCACCGTCTGAAACGCCGGTAAGGCTTTCAGGAATAATTGGGACAGATTATGTATCCAATCAGAAGACAATGACGTATAGTCCTTTTGTGGCATATCAACAATTCGGAAACAAACCTGAGTTCTGGGGCGGAATGAATTACCGCGCAGGATGGTTTACTATTGGTGGCGCTGTTTCTACCAATAGAGAGTTTACCGCATCTGCCGGAATTCATTTTGAAACTTTCAAATTTGTTTATCATTACGACTACACTGAGTCAGCTATTATGCAGAATAAGTACGGATCGCATAATATCGGAATCAGATTCAATGCAAAAAGGAAAAATCAGAGATTAACACATTAA